In one window of Sporolituus thermophilus DSM 23256 DNA:
- a CDS encoding polysaccharide deacetylase family protein → MRFTRSLLWSFLVIAGIVSMVMAHEAFLDTAKVIKKVPTTHKVAALTFDDGPDPHTTLRLLAVLKAKQVKATFFVLGSQAENYRGLLAEIVANGHEVASHGYTHRFLNKLSHGEFAEEIDKAEKAIGAAAPKPTLIRPPGGGYNDRLVAELKQRGYTTVLWSIDPRDWSGRSANQIIDAVTRKIEPGSIVLLHEGACANFTPEAVAGIIDRLRERGYTLITVSELLQYYEIRH, encoded by the coding sequence ATGAGGTTTACTCGCTCCCTGTTGTGGAGTTTTCTGGTTATAGCGGGTATTGTCAGTATGGTAATGGCTCACGAGGCTTTTCTGGATACGGCGAAAGTAATAAAAAAAGTGCCGACTACACACAAGGTGGCGGCGCTTACCTTCGATGACGGGCCGGACCCGCATACTACCTTACGGCTGTTAGCAGTGCTTAAGGCCAAACAGGTAAAGGCAACTTTTTTTGTTTTAGGTTCCCAGGCGGAAAACTATCGCGGGCTACTGGCCGAGATCGTGGCGAACGGCCATGAAGTGGCAAGTCACGGCTACACACACCGGTTTCTTAATAAGTTGTCTCACGGAGAATTTGCAGAAGAAATAGATAAAGCCGAAAAGGCTATTGGCGCCGCAGCGCCTAAGCCTACGCTCATTCGCCCGCCCGGCGGCGGCTATAACGACCGCTTAGTCGCCGAACTAAAGCAGCGTGGTTACACAACCGTACTATGGTCAATCGATCCGCGCGACTGGTCTGGACGGAGCGCCAATCAAATTATTGACGCGGTCACGAGGAAAATTGAACCGGGCAGTATTGTCCTTCTGCACGAAGGGGCCTGCGCCAATTTTACGCCGGAGGCGGTAGCGGGTATCATTGACCGGTTGCGGGAAAGAGGGTATACTCTCATAACCGTAAGCGAACTATTACAATACTACGAAATCCGTCATTGA
- a CDS encoding stage II sporulation protein P, with product MVRRRRLFLILGTLAIGGLLLWILLSYLPLHILSVHQKPEQPPQKIYDYYIIMEETTGAVLMRVPLIVSVGDELISEDNKRYRIVKVEENRAYARYIEDINIDQPKPQQRGR from the coding sequence ATGGTTCGCCGCCGTCGCTTGTTCCTTATCTTGGGCACTTTGGCCATAGGCGGACTTCTCTTATGGATCCTTTTGTCCTATCTTCCCCTTCATATACTTTCGGTGCACCAAAAACCGGAACAGCCGCCGCAAAAAATTTATGACTATTATATCATCATGGAGGAAACCACCGGCGCCGTACTCATGCGTGTCCCGCTCATCGTGAGCGTCGGCGATGAACTGATATCGGAAGATAACAAACGCTACCGCATTGTCAAGGTAGAAGAAAACCGGGCCTATGCCCGGTATATTGAAGATATAAATATTGACCAGCCAAAACCACAGCAACGGGGCAGGTAA
- the spoIIP gene encoding stage II sporulation protein P, whose protein sequence is MRCIYVFVLLLLFMVVAPPGRVAGSPYNSSELVSGYMTIVDEKGSVIFQTGLEVHPGDEFIDENDRVYEITAVEGTLAKARYVRDETYSKSEIAAIPAQAPAAPAQPPLIAIYHTHTDESYIPSDGKATDPGNGGVMLVGDSFAKRLEELGVATDHSKTLHEPHDANAYQRSRRTVMKLLERKPVALFDIHRDSAPQSVYTTTIAGAPATKILLVVGRQNQNRETTMAFARQIKDAADAKYRGLIRGIFIAHGNYNQDLSPRAMLIEIGTQYNSRDAAERSAALFADIVPTILNGSRQGAGAAPAAPDGAAIGLSESPNAGIGRDILVIAGALIAGAGAFLFLSTGSWQEAKSKLAQFKAREFKDLLGFRRKRKR, encoded by the coding sequence TCGCTCCGCCGGGACGCGTAGCCGGCAGCCCTTATAACAGCTCTGAGCTGGTCTCCGGGTACATGACGATCGTTGATGAGAAAGGTAGTGTCATATTTCAGACCGGACTGGAAGTCCACCCGGGTGATGAGTTTATCGACGAAAATGACCGGGTTTACGAAATAACAGCCGTGGAGGGAACGCTGGCCAAGGCCCGCTATGTGCGCGATGAAACGTACAGTAAAAGCGAAATTGCCGCCATCCCGGCGCAAGCCCCCGCGGCCCCGGCCCAGCCACCGCTTATCGCCATTTACCATACCCACACCGACGAATCCTATATCCCGTCTGACGGCAAAGCAACCGACCCGGGAAATGGCGGTGTTATGCTTGTAGGCGACAGTTTCGCCAAACGCCTGGAAGAACTGGGCGTTGCCACCGACCACAGCAAAACCCTCCATGAACCGCATGACGCCAACGCCTATCAACGCTCCCGCCGAACCGTTATGAAATTGCTGGAACGCAAGCCGGTGGCCCTGTTTGACATTCACCGCGACAGCGCGCCGCAAAGCGTGTATACTACTACAATTGCCGGCGCGCCAGCCACCAAGATTTTGCTGGTTGTCGGCCGGCAGAACCAGAACCGGGAAACAACTATGGCCTTTGCCCGCCAGATTAAAGACGCCGCCGATGCCAAATACCGCGGACTTATCCGGGGCATCTTTATTGCCCATGGTAACTATAACCAGGATCTCAGTCCTCGGGCCATGCTAATCGAAATTGGCACCCAGTACAATTCCCGCGACGCAGCCGAACGCAGTGCTGCCTTATTTGCCGACATTGTGCCCACTATCCTTAACGGCAGCCGGCAAGGCGCCGGCGCCGCTCCCGCGGCGCCAGACGGTGCCGCCATAGGACTATCGGAGTCACCCAATGCCGGTATCGGTCGCGACATTCTCGTCATTGCCGGCGCCTTAATCGCCGGCGCCGGCGCCTTCCTCTTCCTCAGCACCGGCAGTTGGCAAGAAGCGAAAAGCAAGCTGGCGCAGTTTAAAGCCAGAGAGTTTAAAGACCTACTTGGGTTTCGCCGCAAACGCAAACGTTAA